Proteins from a genomic interval of Tenacibaculum sp. SZ-18:
- the ribB gene encoding 3,4-dihydroxy-2-butanone-4-phosphate synthase produces the protein MTTQTKQKIQLNTIEEAINDIRAGKVIIVVDDEDRENEGDFLAAAEKVTPEMINFMATHGRGLICTPLTEKRCKELELGMMVNNNTDPMETAFTVSIDLRGSGVTTGISASDRSKTIEALVNKDTKPFDLARPGHIFPLKAKEGGVLRRTGHTEAAIDFARLAGLQPAGVIVEIMNEDGTMARLPQLIEVAKKFDLKIVSIEDLVAYRMEHDSLIEKKEDFNVQTRFGEFRLRAYQQTTNNQIHIALTKGAWSNNEPIFTRVNSNLVNNDILGTLTNDADKKLDRMFNVINEEGRGAILFINQQNQSLNLLNRLKGLKENQENGEMKAPGIAFDNKDFGIGAQILHDLNIHKLKLVSNTKQEKRVGMIGYGLEIVDYVNF, from the coding sequence ATGACAACACAAACTAAGCAAAAGATTCAATTAAACACCATTGAAGAAGCAATCAATGATATTAGAGCTGGTAAAGTAATTATTGTAGTTGATGATGAAGATAGAGAAAATGAAGGAGACTTTTTAGCCGCAGCTGAAAAAGTAACTCCAGAAATGATCAACTTTATGGCAACTCATGGTAGAGGATTAATTTGTACACCTCTCACAGAAAAAAGATGTAAGGAATTGGAGCTAGGTATGATGGTTAACAACAATACCGATCCTATGGAAACTGCATTTACAGTTTCTATTGATTTAAGAGGAAGCGGTGTTACTACAGGAATTTCCGCCTCTGATAGATCTAAAACTATAGAAGCTTTAGTAAATAAAGACACGAAGCCTTTTGATTTAGCTCGACCTGGACATATTTTTCCATTAAAAGCTAAAGAAGGTGGTGTTTTACGTAGAACTGGACATACGGAAGCTGCCATCGACTTTGCTCGTTTAGCTGGGTTACAACCTGCTGGTGTTATTGTAGAAATCATGAATGAAGATGGAACAATGGCTCGTTTACCACAGTTGATTGAAGTTGCCAAAAAGTTTGATTTAAAAATTGTTTCCATTGAAGATTTAGTTGCCTATAGAATGGAACATGATTCTTTAATTGAAAAGAAAGAAGACTTTAATGTTCAAACACGTTTTGGTGAATTTAGACTAAGAGCGTATCAACAAACAACAAACAATCAAATTCATATTGCTTTAACCAAAGGTGCTTGGAGCAATAATGAACCTATTTTCACAAGAGTAAACTCTAATTTGGTTAATAATGACATCTTAGGAACTTTAACTAATGATGCTGACAAAAAGCTCGACAGAATGTTTAATGTGATTAACGAAGAAGGTCGCGGTGCAATTTTATTTATAAATCAGCAAAATCAATCCTTAAATCTTTTAAATAGATTAAAAGGACTGAAAGAAAATCAAGAAAACGGTGAAATGAAAGCTCCTGGAATTGCATTTGACAATAAGGATTTCGGTATTGGAGCTCAAATTTTACATGACTTAAATATCCACAAACTAAAACTCGTATCAAATACCAAACAAGAAAAACGTGTTGGTATGATTGGGTATGGATTAGAAATTGTAGATTATGTCAACTTTTAA
- a CDS encoding LptF/LptG family permease encodes MKRLDKYILKSFLIPFLATFFIILFVLVMQALWLAFDDLAGKGISIGIILKFLWYTTLIVAPQALPIGVLLSSIMTLGSLSENYEFAAAKSAGVSLQRMVRPLVFFALIMSGLNFVFLNYVYPYAILKQINLKINIRKKQPALALVPGSFNADIPNYQIKFDEKYGKENNLLKKVLIYDLSAKKGNNKIITAENGELVSEEGSRYMTLKLYNGHFYEHHVNNKTAYKERFRMKASYADFDEYEMNIDMASLQDDDLLKIKHTRNFNMLSLKQLKDTLPSLKVSYDDYVSSRAKSLYRNSEAENLRRLPDSLINKKLSSNILENFELLKQRDVINSAISKIDRTINNFTANKNSFKYRRKVLNLYDIEFYNRVAFSLSCLILFFIGAPLGSIIRKGGMGLPMILAIGIYVLYFFTNTFGRNMAEESTLSAIAGSWLAVTIMLPLALILTIRATQDKGLFDINGLFLKIKSFFIKILPNKRKTS; translated from the coding sequence GTGAAGCGACTCGATAAGTATATTTTAAAAAGTTTTTTAATTCCTTTCTTAGCAACCTTCTTTATCATACTTTTTGTTTTGGTAATGCAAGCACTTTGGCTAGCTTTCGATGATTTGGCCGGAAAAGGAATTAGTATAGGAATTATTCTAAAATTTTTATGGTACACCACACTTATTGTTGCGCCTCAAGCACTTCCAATTGGTGTTTTACTATCTTCAATTATGACATTGGGAAGCTTATCTGAAAACTATGAGTTCGCAGCAGCCAAATCAGCTGGTGTTTCTTTACAAAGAATGGTTCGTCCGCTTGTTTTCTTTGCCCTTATCATGAGTGGATTAAACTTTGTTTTCTTAAACTATGTTTATCCCTACGCAATTTTGAAACAAATTAATCTTAAAATTAATATTCGTAAAAAGCAACCGGCACTGGCTCTAGTTCCTGGGAGTTTTAATGCTGATATTCCTAACTATCAAATAAAATTTGATGAAAAGTATGGTAAAGAAAATAACCTACTAAAAAAAGTTTTAATTTATGATTTATCTGCAAAAAAGGGAAATAACAAAATCATTACTGCTGAAAACGGGGAATTAGTTTCTGAGGAAGGAAGCCGCTATATGACGTTAAAACTATATAATGGTCATTTTTATGAGCATCACGTAAATAATAAAACAGCTTATAAAGAACGCTTTAGAATGAAAGCTTCTTATGCTGATTTTGACGAGTATGAAATGAATATAGATATGGCATCTCTTCAAGATGATGACTTATTAAAAATTAAACATACTAGAAACTTTAATATGCTGAGTCTGAAGCAGCTTAAAGACACTCTACCGAGTTTAAAAGTTAGTTATGATGATTATGTGAGTTCTAGAGCAAAAAGTTTATACCGAAATAGTGAAGCAGAAAATCTCCGTCGATTACCTGATTCCTTAATTAATAAAAAACTTTCGAGCAATATTCTAGAGAATTTTGAACTACTAAAACAACGAGATGTTATTAATTCTGCCATTTCGAAAATTGATAGAACCATTAATAATTTTACTGCCAACAAGAACTCTTTTAAATACAGAAGAAAAGTATTGAATTTATATGATATTGAATTTTATAATCGAGTCGCATTTTCATTATCCTGTTTAATTCTTTTCTTTATTGGAGCTCCTTTAGGTTCCATTATTAGAAAAGGTGGAATGGGATTACCTATGATACTCGCCATTGGTATTTATGTTTTGTATTTCTTCACAAATACGTTTGGAAGAAATATGGCAGAAGAAAGTACATTATCTGCCATTGCAGGATCTTGGTTAGCTGTGACTATTATGTTACCTTTGGCATTAATCTTAACAATAAGAGCAACACAGGATAAAGGATTATTCGATATCAATGGTTTATTCCTAAAAATAAAAAGCTTTTTTATAAAAATACTTCCTAATAAAAGGAAAACATCATAA
- a CDS encoding LolA family protein: MRKIGLLLIVLFVGINVTAQDTSARAKTLLDEVSSKMGAYKNMTIGFTSTLVNEEAGITNDPPIRGSIIIAGEKYNLDYLGNNFVFNGKKLVVINKEEKEVTITDGDLEEEDGFIYPSKLLTFYKEGYSYTMGTTRNNKGRKVQYVDLTPIDSNSDIIKVQLGVDAKTKHIYKLIQIGSNGAVTTFTINKFKSDQPISENLFSFNKSKYEKLGYLID, from the coding sequence ATGAGAAAAATAGGATTATTATTAATCGTACTGTTTGTAGGAATAAATGTAACAGCACAAGACACTTCAGCAAGAGCTAAAACGTTATTAGATGAAGTCTCTTCTAAAATGGGAGCATATAAAAATATGACAATTGGCTTTACCTCTACTCTAGTTAATGAAGAAGCTGGAATTACAAACGATCCACCAATTCGAGGTAGTATTATAATTGCTGGAGAAAAATATAATTTAGATTATTTAGGAAACAACTTCGTATTTAATGGTAAAAAACTTGTTGTTATTAATAAAGAAGAAAAGGAAGTTACAATTACCGATGGAGATTTAGAAGAGGAAGACGGATTTATTTACCCTTCTAAATTATTAACTTTTTATAAAGAAGGTTATAGCTATACAATGGGAACAACTCGAAATAATAAAGGTCGTAAAGTACAATATGTTGATCTCACACCTATTGATAGTAATTCAGACATTATAAAAGTCCAGTTAGGTGTTGATGCTAAAACCAAACACATTTATAAATTAATTCAAATTGGTTCAAATGGTGCGGTGACAACCTTTACAATAAACAAATTTAAAAGTGATCAGCCAATTTCAGAAAATTTGTTTTCTTTTAATAAATCGAAATACGAAAAACTAGGTTATTTAATAGATTAG